A genome region from Platichthys flesus chromosome 12, fPlaFle2.1, whole genome shotgun sequence includes the following:
- the LOC133966368 gene encoding uncharacterized protein C10orf105-like, which produces MNTTESGYNFTLTSNTENITLSSLTNATIFSTISQPPSYSSHIHDPEFTIMVVLGLSLLLAGFAAFLAVCRSSQQDGDSDASCGPGESLTPGRSRSSEPQLKVWKRLGSYRRSFNLSFRRPPHRRPHEREIINASQSPTGQTAQSEASKEPHLTMPCLFDYVTEI; this is translated from the coding sequence ATGAACACCACTGAGTCAGGCTACAACTTCACCCTAACCTCCAACACCGAAAACATCACTCTGTCCAGCCTGACAAACGCCACCATCTTCTCCACCATCTCTCAGCCTCCATCCTACTCTTCTCACATCCATGACCCAGAGTTCACTATCATGGTGGTGCTGGGCTTATCGCTGTTGCTGGCAGGGTTCGCCGCCTTCCTGGCTGTATGCCGGTCCTCCCAACAGGATGGGGACTCAGACGCGAGCTGTGGCCCAGGAGAGAGCTTGACCCCTGGACGAAGCAGATCAAGTGAGCCCCAGCTCAAGGTGTGGAAGAGACTGGGCTCGTATCGGCGTTCGTTCAACCTGTCTTTCAGACGGCCGCCACACCGCAGACCACATGAGCGGGAGATTATAAATGCATCGCAGTCACCAACAGGACAGACGGCACAGTCAGAAGCCAGCAAGGAGCCTCACCTCACTATGCCATGTCTATTTGACTATGTCACTGAAATCTGA